The Neovison vison isolate M4711 chromosome 5, ASM_NN_V1, whole genome shotgun sequence genome includes a region encoding these proteins:
- the UBALD2 gene encoding UBA-like domain-containing protein 2 isoform X2, with protein MSVNMEELRHQVMINQFVLAAGCAADQAKQLLQAAHWQFETALSTFFQETNIPNSHHHHQMMCTPSNTPATPPNFPDALAMFSKLRASEGLQNSNSPMTAVACSPPASFSPFWASSPPSHQAAWIPPSSPTAHSFHHLHHPQPTWPPGAQQGGSQQKAVAAVDGQR; from the exons ATGTCGGTGAACATGGAAGAGCTGCGGCACCAGGTCATGATCAACCAGTTCGTGCTGGCCGCGGGCTGCGCGGCCGACCAGGCGAAGCAGCTGCTGCAGGCGGCCCACTGGCAGTTCGAG ACCGCCCTGAGCACGTTCTTCCAAGAAACCAACATTCCCaacagccaccaccaccaccagatg ATGTGCACCCCCAGCAACACACCTGCCACACCACCCAACTTCCCTGACGCACTGGCCATGTTCTCCAAGCTTCGTGCCTCGGAGGGCTTGCAGAATAGCAACAGCCCCATGACGGCCGTGGCCTGCTCCCCCCCTGCGAGCTTCAGCCCCTTCTGGGCCTCGTCCCCGCCCAGCCACCAGGCTGCCTGGATCCCGCCCTCCTCGCCCACGGCCCACAGCTTCCACCACCTGCACCACCCGCAGCCCACGTGGCCCCCCGGAGCACAGCAGGGGGGCTCCCAGCAGAAGGCCGTGGCTGCCGTGGATGGCCAGAGATGA
- the UBALD2 gene encoding UBA-like domain-containing protein 2 isoform X1, whose product MSVNMEELRHQVMINQFVLAAGCAADQAKQLLQAAHWQFETALSTFFQETNIPNSHHHHQMQMCTPSNTPATPPNFPDALAMFSKLRASEGLQNSNSPMTAVACSPPASFSPFWASSPPSHQAAWIPPSSPTAHSFHHLHHPQPTWPPGAQQGGSQQKAVAAVDGQR is encoded by the exons ATGTCGGTGAACATGGAAGAGCTGCGGCACCAGGTCATGATCAACCAGTTCGTGCTGGCCGCGGGCTGCGCGGCCGACCAGGCGAAGCAGCTGCTGCAGGCGGCCCACTGGCAGTTCGAG ACCGCCCTGAGCACGTTCTTCCAAGAAACCAACATTCCCaacagccaccaccaccaccagatg CAGATGTGCACCCCCAGCAACACACCTGCCACACCACCCAACTTCCCTGACGCACTGGCCATGTTCTCCAAGCTTCGTGCCTCGGAGGGCTTGCAGAATAGCAACAGCCCCATGACGGCCGTGGCCTGCTCCCCCCCTGCGAGCTTCAGCCCCTTCTGGGCCTCGTCCCCGCCCAGCCACCAGGCTGCCTGGATCCCGCCCTCCTCGCCCACGGCCCACAGCTTCCACCACCTGCACCACCCGCAGCCCACGTGGCCCCCCGGAGCACAGCAGGGGGGCTCCCAGCAGAAGGCCGTGGCTGCCGTGGATGGCCAGAGATGA